The Streptomyces sp. NBC_00224 genome has a window encoding:
- a CDS encoding acyl-CoA carboxylase subunit epsilon has translation MTTPTPSSPSVLRVEKGEAAPEELAAITAVLLARAAAQSAPAPSHGRDTAGWRRLERTPGFRAPHSWQG, from the coding sequence TTGACCACCCCGACCCCTTCCTCTCCTTCCGTCCTCCGCGTCGAGAAGGGCGAAGCCGCGCCCGAGGAGCTGGCGGCCATCACGGCCGTCCTGCTCGCCCGCGCGGCCGCCCAGTCCGCCCCGGCCCCGTCCCACGGCCGCGACACGGCAGGCTGGCGCCGCCTGGAGCGCACACCGGGCTTCCGGGCGCCGCACTCCTGGCAGGGCTAG
- a CDS encoding ATP/GTP-binding protein: MDFASSSGGAARSTTSAKIVVAGGFGVGKTTFVGAVSEINPLRTEAVMTSASAGIDDLTHTGDKTTTTVAMDFGRITLDQDLILYLFGTPGQDRFWFMWDDLVRGAIGAVVLVDTRRLADCFPAVDYFENSGLPFVIALNGFDGHQPYTPDEVREALQIGPDTPIITTDARHRADAKSGLITLVEHALMARLR; the protein is encoded by the coding sequence GTGGACTTCGCAAGCTCTAGCGGCGGTGCTGCCCGCTCCACTACTTCCGCGAAGATCGTGGTGGCGGGCGGCTTCGGCGTGGGCAAGACCACGTTCGTCGGCGCGGTCTCGGAGATCAACCCCCTGCGTACCGAGGCCGTCATGACGTCCGCTTCCGCGGGCATCGACGACCTCACGCACACGGGCGACAAGACGACCACCACGGTCGCGATGGACTTCGGCCGCATCACGCTCGACCAGGACCTGATCCTGTACCTGTTCGGCACCCCCGGCCAGGACCGCTTCTGGTTCATGTGGGACGACCTGGTCCGCGGCGCGATCGGCGCCGTCGTCCTCGTCGACACCCGCCGCCTCGCCGACTGCTTCCCGGCCGTCGACTACTTCGAGAACAGCGGCCTCCCGTTCGTCATCGCCCTCAACGGCTTCGACGGCCACCAGCCGTACACCCCGGACGAGGTCCGCGAGGCCCTGCAGATCGGCCCGGACACCCCGATCATCACCACCGACGCCCGCCACCGCGCGGACGCGAAGAGCGGCCTGATCACCCTGGTCGAGCACGCGCTGATGGCCCGCCTGCGGTAG
- a CDS encoding polysaccharide lyase 8 family protein has protein sequence MSLLPPWSRRTFLTVVGASALTLAVVPEASAADEFALLRGRWRDLSLGTGFDPDAEPYASRLKETGDRARTFRASMAPADHSLWPDCPFDPPAGITQSYGRLWTMAQAFLQPATGLTGDTGLLGDVVAGLDHLAAKVYNPSTTRYGNWWEWQIGSPRLLTDLVNALYEHLDEDRIQAACAAVDHFVPDSALADYSGTSTGANRVDLCRSVAVRGALGRTPAKLALARDALSPVFPYVTKGDGLHADGSFIQHTSIAYSGTYGQVMLDGLGRLFTLFAGTSWAVTDPNRQIILDSVERAYAPLIHNGLVMDSVNGRAVSRGYLLADDLHVMRGDHFHGQGIIAAVAVLAGGASEAERTQWQGMIKGWIERDPTHPVLSARQFGVADLARLQAVVESPVAAAPEPVGHTLFAAMDRAVHRRPAWTANIAMASERISYYECGNGENPRGWHTGAGMLYWWPGEQGNDQYTDWFWPTVDPYRLPGTTVSTKRLADRAGGEWGAAKPAVKWVGGVSDGEFGAVGQHVKGLGSTLEARKSWFCTAGTVICLGAGITATDGVRVETVVDNRNLGEAGTGTFTLDTAARPRWAHLEGHGGWVLPGTTTALHTLREARTGAWSDINTTSSTERRTRTYQTLWLDHGTDPVGASYSYQLMPGASRQTVAARAADAGWLSVLANTAACQAVSVPALDLLCANFWQPGSAGPLAVSAPASVLVRSKGATATLRVSEPPRTGQPFEVTWNHPVRRVTSADPTVEVLATGRALRLRITPGTAGASHRCDVALI, from the coding sequence GTGTCCTTGCTGCCCCCGTGGTCCCGTCGCACGTTCCTCACCGTCGTGGGGGCAAGCGCTCTCACCCTGGCCGTGGTTCCCGAGGCGTCCGCCGCCGATGAGTTCGCCCTGCTGCGCGGCCGCTGGCGCGACCTCTCGCTCGGCACCGGCTTCGACCCGGACGCCGAGCCGTACGCCTCCCGGCTCAAGGAGACCGGCGACCGCGCCCGGACCTTCCGGGCCTCGATGGCCCCGGCCGACCACTCGCTCTGGCCGGACTGCCCGTTCGACCCGCCCGCCGGGATCACCCAGAGCTACGGCCGGCTGTGGACCATGGCCCAGGCCTTCCTCCAGCCCGCCACCGGCCTCACCGGCGATACGGGTCTCCTCGGCGATGTCGTCGCCGGTCTCGATCACCTGGCGGCGAAGGTCTACAACCCGTCCACCACGCGCTACGGCAACTGGTGGGAGTGGCAGATCGGCAGCCCCCGGCTGCTGACCGACCTGGTCAACGCGCTGTACGAGCACCTGGACGAGGACCGGATCCAGGCCGCCTGCGCCGCCGTCGACCACTTCGTCCCCGACTCCGCGCTCGCCGACTACTCGGGCACCTCCACCGGCGCCAACCGGGTCGACCTGTGCCGCTCGGTCGCGGTGCGCGGGGCCCTCGGCCGCACCCCCGCCAAGCTCGCGCTCGCCCGCGACGCCCTGTCGCCGGTCTTCCCGTACGTCACCAAGGGCGACGGCCTCCACGCCGACGGATCGTTCATCCAGCACACGTCCATCGCCTACTCCGGTACGTACGGACAGGTCATGCTCGACGGGCTCGGGCGGCTCTTCACGCTGTTCGCCGGGACGAGCTGGGCCGTCACCGATCCCAACCGGCAGATCATCCTCGACAGCGTGGAGCGCGCGTACGCGCCGCTGATCCACAACGGACTGGTCATGGACAGCGTCAACGGGCGGGCGGTGAGCCGGGGCTATCTGCTCGCGGACGATCTGCACGTGATGCGCGGCGACCACTTCCACGGGCAGGGGATCATCGCCGCCGTCGCGGTCCTCGCGGGCGGCGCCTCCGAGGCCGAGCGGACCCAGTGGCAGGGCATGATCAAGGGCTGGATCGAGCGGGATCCCACTCATCCCGTCCTGTCCGCCCGCCAGTTCGGGGTCGCGGACCTGGCCCGGCTCCAGGCGGTCGTCGAGTCACCCGTGGCCGCCGCGCCCGAGCCGGTCGGGCACACCCTCTTCGCCGCCATGGACCGCGCCGTCCACCGCCGCCCCGCCTGGACCGCCAACATCGCCATGGCCTCGGAGCGGATCTCGTACTACGAGTGCGGCAACGGCGAGAACCCGCGCGGCTGGCACACCGGCGCCGGAATGCTCTACTGGTGGCCCGGGGAGCAGGGCAACGACCAGTACACGGACTGGTTCTGGCCGACCGTGGACCCGTACCGGCTGCCGGGGACCACCGTGTCCACCAAGCGGCTCGCGGACCGGGCGGGCGGTGAGTGGGGCGCGGCCAAGCCCGCCGTGAAGTGGGTGGGCGGGGTGAGCGACGGGGAGTTCGGAGCCGTCGGCCAGCATGTGAAGGGGCTCGGCTCGACCCTTGAGGCCCGCAAGTCCTGGTTCTGCACGGCCGGAACCGTCATCTGCCTCGGCGCCGGGATCACCGCCACCGACGGCGTCCGGGTCGAGACGGTCGTCGACAACCGCAACCTCGGCGAGGCCGGGACCGGCACGTTCACCCTCGACACAGCCGCCCGCCCCCGCTGGGCGCATCTGGAGGGCCACGGCGGCTGGGTCCTCCCCGGCACCACCACCGCGCTGCACACCCTGCGCGAGGCCAGGACCGGGGCGTGGAGCGACATCAACACCACGAGCTCGACCGAGCGGCGCACCCGCACCTATCAGACGCTGTGGCTGGATCACGGGACCGACCCGGTGGGCGCCTCGTACAGTTACCAGCTGATGCCGGGCGCCTCGCGGCAGACGGTCGCGGCCCGCGCCGCCGACGCCGGCTGGCTGTCGGTCCTCGCCAACACGGCCGCCTGCCAGGCCGTGTCCGTGCCCGCGCTCGACCTGCTGTGCGCCAACTTCTGGCAGCCTGGCAGCGCGGGCCCGCTGGCGGTCTCGGCGCCGGCGAGCGTCCTCGTACGGAGCAAAGGGGCGACGGCCACGCTCCGGGTCAGCGAGCCGCCGCGCACCGGCCAGCCCTTCGAGGTGACCTGGAACCATCCCGTACGACGGGTGACCAGTGCCGATCCCACGGTCGAGGTCCTCGCCACCGGCAGGGCGCTGCGGCTGCGGATCACACCGGGCACGGCGGGCGCGAGCCACCGCTGTGACGTGGCTCTCATCTGA
- a CDS encoding DUF742 domain-containing protein, giving the protein MTTPPGGHPYNGGQQSQGEHGQNRFNFPSAPSRSGQGQHPYQQPHRQPGPYDQPPQPRIEPVQPRQTPQPSPAGGTHNPLVRPYAMTGGRTRPRYQLAIEALVHTTAEPARLQGQLPEHQRICHLCREIKSVAEISALLSIPLGVARILVADLAEAGLVAIHQPGGDESAGGQPDVTLLERVLSGLRKL; this is encoded by the coding sequence GTGACAACACCCCCAGGCGGACACCCATACAACGGTGGCCAGCAGTCTCAGGGTGAGCACGGGCAGAACCGGTTCAACTTTCCCTCCGCCCCCAGCAGAAGCGGCCAGGGCCAGCACCCGTACCAGCAGCCCCACCGTCAGCCGGGTCCGTACGACCAGCCGCCGCAGCCCCGCATCGAGCCGGTGCAGCCGCGGCAGACCCCCCAGCCTTCCCCGGCGGGCGGCACGCACAACCCCCTTGTGCGTCCGTACGCCATGACCGGCGGCCGCACCCGGCCGCGCTACCAGCTCGCCATCGAGGCGCTGGTGCACACCACGGCGGAACCCGCCAGGCTGCAAGGGCAGTTGCCCGAGCACCAGCGGATCTGCCATCTGTGCCGTGAGATCAAGTCGGTCGCCGAGATCTCGGCACTCCTCTCCATCCCCCTCGGCGTTGCCCGGATCCTCGTCGCCGACCTGGCGGAGGCCGGACTTGTCGCCATCCACCAGCCCGGCGGCGACGAGTCCGCCGGCGGCCAGCCAGATGTGACACTGCTCGAAAGGGTGCTCAGTGGACTTCGCAAGCTCTAG
- a CDS encoding roadblock/LC7 domain-containing protein, with amino-acid sequence MSQAAQNLNWLITNFVDNTPGVSHTVVVSADGLLLAMSEGFPRDRADQLAAVASGLTSLTAGASRIFEGGAVNQTVVEMERGFLFIMSVSDGSSLAVLAHPEADIGLVGYEMALLVDRAGSVLTPDLRAELQGSLLN; translated from the coding sequence ATGAGCCAGGCGGCGCAGAATCTGAACTGGTTGATCACCAACTTCGTGGACAACACCCCCGGGGTGTCCCACACGGTGGTGGTCTCCGCCGACGGACTCCTGCTGGCGATGTCCGAAGGCTTCCCCCGGGACCGGGCCGATCAGCTGGCGGCTGTTGCCTCCGGACTGACGTCCCTGACCGCGGGAGCCTCCCGGATCTTCGAGGGCGGCGCCGTCAACCAGACGGTCGTGGAGATGGAGCGCGGCTTCCTCTTCATCATGTCCGTTTCGGACGGGTCCTCGCTGGCCGTACTCGCCCACCCCGAGGCCGACATCGGCCTCGTGGGCTATGAGATGGCTCTCCTTGTCGACCGTGCGGGCTCCGTCCTCACCCCGGACCTGCGCGCGGAACTCCAGGGCAGTCTCCTTAATTAG
- a CDS encoding acyl-CoA carboxylase subunit beta gives MTVVDETPGEPRDARGRVAELLALREQARRGPSERATEAQHAKGKLTARERIELLLDPGTFREVEQLRRHRATGFGLENKKPYTDGVITGWGTVEGRTVFVYAHDFRIFGGALGEAHATKIHKIMDMAIAAGAPLVSLNDGAGARIQEGVSALAGYGGIFQRNTRASGVIPQISVMLGPCAGGAAYSPALTDFVFMVRETSQMFITGPDVVRAVTGEEITQNGLGGADVHAETSGVAHFAYDDEETCLAEVRYLLSMLPSNNRENPPTHPSEDPANRRGDVLLDLVPADGNRPYDMHKVIEELVDDGDYLEIHERWARNIICALARLDGQVVGIVANQPQSLAGVLDIEASEKAARFVQMCDAFNIPIVTLLDVPGFLPGVDQEHGGIIRHGAKLLYAYCNATVPRISLILRKAYGGAYIVMDSQSIGADLTYAWPTNEIAVMGAEGAANVIFRKQIAEAEDPEAMRVRMVKEYKAELMHPYYAAERGLVDDVIDPAETREVLIASLAMLRTKHADLPSRKHGNPPQ, from the coding sequence ATGACCGTTGTGGACGAAACCCCGGGTGAGCCGAGGGACGCGCGTGGCCGCGTGGCCGAGCTGCTGGCCCTGCGTGAGCAGGCCCGGCGCGGGCCGAGCGAGCGCGCGACCGAGGCGCAGCACGCCAAGGGCAAGCTGACCGCGCGCGAGCGGATCGAGCTGCTCCTCGACCCGGGTACGTTCCGCGAGGTCGAGCAGCTGCGGCGGCACCGGGCGACCGGCTTCGGCCTGGAGAACAAGAAGCCGTACACGGACGGTGTCATCACCGGCTGGGGCACGGTCGAGGGCCGTACGGTCTTCGTCTACGCGCACGACTTCCGCATCTTCGGCGGCGCCCTCGGCGAGGCCCACGCCACCAAGATCCACAAGATCATGGACATGGCCATCGCGGCCGGAGCGCCGCTGGTGTCCCTGAACGACGGCGCCGGCGCCCGTATCCAGGAAGGCGTCAGCGCCCTCGCGGGCTACGGCGGCATCTTCCAGCGCAACACGCGCGCCTCGGGCGTCATCCCGCAGATCAGCGTGATGCTCGGCCCGTGCGCTGGCGGCGCCGCCTACAGCCCGGCGCTCACCGACTTCGTGTTCATGGTCCGCGAGACCTCGCAGATGTTCATCACCGGCCCGGACGTCGTCCGCGCGGTGACCGGCGAGGAGATCACCCAGAACGGGCTCGGCGGCGCGGACGTGCACGCCGAGACGTCGGGCGTCGCGCACTTCGCGTACGACGACGAGGAGACCTGCCTCGCCGAGGTCCGCTACCTCCTGTCGATGCTCCCGTCCAACAACCGCGAGAACCCGCCGACGCACCCCAGCGAGGACCCGGCGAACCGGCGCGGCGACGTGCTGCTCGACCTGGTGCCCGCCGACGGCAACCGCCCGTACGACATGCACAAGGTGATCGAGGAGCTCGTCGACGACGGCGACTACCTGGAGATCCACGAGCGCTGGGCCCGCAACATCATCTGCGCCCTCGCCCGGCTCGACGGCCAGGTCGTGGGCATCGTGGCCAACCAGCCGCAGTCGCTCGCGGGCGTACTGGACATCGAGGCGTCGGAAAAGGCTGCCCGTTTCGTCCAGATGTGCGATGCTTTTAATATCCCGATCGTCACTCTTCTGGACGTCCCCGGCTTCCTGCCCGGTGTCGATCAGGAGCACGGTGGAATCATCCGGCACGGCGCGAAGCTGCTGTACGCGTACTGCAACGCCACCGTGCCCCGGATCTCGCTGATCCTGCGCAAGGCCTACGGCGGGGCGTACATCGTCATGGACTCCCAGTCCATCGGCGCCGACCTCACCTACGCCTGGCCGACCAACGAGATCGCGGTGATGGGCGCCGAAGGTGCCGCCAACGTCATCTTCCGCAAGCAGATCGCGGAGGCCGAGGACCCCGAGGCGATGCGCGTGCGCATGGTCAAGGAGTACAAGGCCGAGCTGATGCACCCGTACTACGCGGCCGAGCGGGGCCTGGTCGACGACGTCATCGACCCCGCCGAGACCCGCGAGGTGCTGATCGCCTCCCTCGCGATGCTGCGCACCAAGCACGCCGACCTGCCGTCCCGCAAGCACGGCAACCCGCCTCAGTAA
- a CDS encoding M64 family metallopeptidase, which yields MRPALRPSLRRTSLRRTIAATGLAASVVAALLSVPASAAGAPAPRPRVEVEIPGPEEGGEAGSGHVRVPATGASRPAARLSGRAADADGDVSEIVDNGPSADRLDVVIVGDGYTVDQLAKFHADAKEKWGEVTGVEPYTTYQNLFNVWTVDAVSAQSGVSGDPAQGDVKNTALGAYFWCDGIERLLCIDQDKVDSYVAKAPQADLVIVLANSTKYGGAGYNEPSQKLGYEGISTASAGNAKSGQVAIHETGHSLGKLADEYFYPGTPGYEHYSGPEVAESNISVLSADAMAAQRTKWYRWLGETSPDGGTVGAYEGGGYYVTGLFRPTDNSIMRILGKPFSLPGREAMIAGFYRHASIATAAVPTAQTLRAHDRARVTVPLLAGADVKQPRIRWYLDGRELTRFEGRTWVGVAQAIISPWDRRTHQLKVTVTDPTKSVRDPRIAAGLSDSVTWSVRR from the coding sequence ATGCGCCCAGCCTTGCGTCCGTCGTTGCGCAGAACGTCGTTGCGCAGAACCATAGCGGCGACCGGACTCGCCGCATCCGTCGTTGCCGCACTCCTGTCCGTGCCCGCCTCGGCCGCCGGCGCTCCGGCTCCCCGGCCGCGTGTCGAGGTCGAGATACCCGGGCCCGAGGAGGGCGGCGAGGCCGGGTCCGGGCATGTGCGCGTTCCGGCCACGGGGGCGAGCCGCCCCGCTGCCCGGCTCTCCGGGCGGGCCGCCGACGCCGACGGCGACGTCAGCGAGATCGTCGACAACGGGCCGAGCGCCGACCGCCTCGACGTCGTCATCGTCGGGGACGGGTACACCGTCGACCAGTTGGCGAAGTTCCACGCCGACGCCAAGGAGAAGTGGGGCGAGGTGACCGGCGTCGAGCCGTACACCACTTACCAGAACCTCTTCAACGTATGGACCGTCGACGCCGTCTCGGCGCAGTCGGGCGTCTCCGGCGACCCCGCCCAGGGCGATGTGAAGAACACCGCGCTCGGCGCCTACTTCTGGTGCGACGGCATCGAGCGGCTGCTCTGCATCGACCAGGACAAGGTCGACTCGTACGTCGCCAAGGCCCCGCAGGCCGATCTGGTGATCGTGCTGGCCAACAGCACCAAGTACGGCGGCGCCGGGTACAACGAGCCCAGCCAGAAGCTCGGTTACGAGGGGATCTCCACCGCGTCGGCCGGCAACGCCAAGTCCGGTCAGGTGGCCATCCACGAGACCGGCCACTCGCTGGGCAAGCTCGCGGACGAGTACTTCTACCCGGGCACGCCCGGCTACGAGCACTACTCCGGGCCCGAGGTCGCCGAGTCCAACATCTCGGTGCTGAGCGCCGACGCGATGGCCGCGCAGCGGACCAAGTGGTACCGGTGGCTGGGGGAGACCTCGCCCGACGGCGGCACGGTGGGTGCGTACGAAGGCGGCGGCTACTACGTCACGGGGCTCTTCCGCCCCACCGACAACTCGATCATGCGCATCCTCGGCAAGCCCTTCAGCCTGCCCGGGCGCGAGGCGATGATCGCCGGGTTCTACCGGCACGCCTCGATCGCCACGGCCGCCGTGCCGACCGCGCAAACCCTGCGCGCCCACGACCGGGCGCGGGTGACCGTGCCCCTGCTGGCGGGCGCGGACGTCAAGCAGCCGAGGATCCGCTGGTACCTGGACGGCCGCGAGCTCACCCGGTTCGAGGGGCGCACCTGGGTCGGTGTCGCGCAGGCCATCATCTCCCCGTGGGACCGGCGGACCCATCAGCTGAAGGTGACGGTGACCGACCCGACGAAGTCGGTGCGGGACCCGCGGATCGCGGCCGGGCTCAGCGACTCCGTCACGTGGAGCGTGCGGCGTTGA
- a CDS encoding NACHT domain-containing NTPase, translated as MSAEVAAINLGRVVATRAAGLWLGPRRRDQEARSAMADLVRLRVPGLRAQRGVERQFEQIADAVAGRLEPLLAHEFRDLTAAGRQAALDAVTDAFARADLSDEAVIGSDADPAELARRIRRTAPVPPGLDEPTARFHDLLFSECCDCYVRILRRLPVFTERAVTELLGRTTSLGADVTLVLERLPVRSLYAPRGTGQDDAFRREYLELISRSLDEVELFSFASERAPRAKLSVAYVSLRATGDDGPRPARPGPPLRTGVGAWADGEDDSPGVRVETALRNTARVLLRGEAGSGKTTLLQWLAVTAARGAFGGELADWNGRVPVLVKLRRYAGRELPLPEALLDSVAGPLTGHMPTAWLDRELAAGRVLLLVDGVDELLAGERRAVRDWLRGLLHAYPDNQVVVTSRPAAARADWLRAEGFTALHLDRMRPPDLAAFIRQWHEAVREQGDQLPCAAEQLPHYERSLLTSLQDRPHLQSLATSPLLAALLCALHLNRRRQLPRNRMELYRIALEILVQRRDADRLVPSALDVPLSLTDKICVLQDLAWRLSDNNRSEIAWEQAATHVAAKTAAMRHLDGVDGQVLLDHLVARSGVLRSPAEGRVDFLHRTFQEYLAAAEIAAEDRMGNLIERAHLDLWRETVVMSAGHANRSQREELIGGILARASAEPRRARGLRLVAVSCLETMTTVPEGVAGQLEEVLGMLVPPRRRTDPEALAGVGLAALRKLPESLTGLSNRAAVAVVRTAAVIGGDEALERLAQYAGEGFEVVRPELATVWEYFDPHDYARRVLAQLPLARTWLSLTHPTQWPALLELPQTRRVAIQYAFKDGLTATDALGELDLLWLPNLRDTDDLSPLRHRPGLSSLSLWGNVPLHDAEPLRELSTLDTLQLQNWPSLPPLEAIPLDDRLQGLGLGRLASDTDLGRLNDLKRLYFLLLQGNGAPHGLTGLGSMKRLLTLHLHGYDLSEWLCRQERFPPKLITLGLQNCVLPRDLGVFGTADQLRSLSLSNCRTPDHRPLALHTLARTPTQSKLTVKITGSTPYSAPASPIPGVRIKRR; from the coding sequence ATGAGCGCAGAGGTGGCGGCGATCAATCTCGGCCGGGTCGTGGCGACCCGGGCGGCCGGGCTGTGGCTCGGCCCGCGCCGCCGGGACCAGGAGGCCCGGAGCGCGATGGCGGACCTGGTACGGCTGCGGGTGCCGGGTCTGCGCGCCCAGCGGGGCGTGGAGCGGCAGTTCGAGCAGATCGCCGACGCGGTGGCGGGGCGCCTGGAACCGCTGCTCGCCCATGAGTTCCGCGACCTCACGGCCGCCGGGCGGCAGGCCGCGCTGGACGCGGTGACGGACGCGTTCGCCCGCGCGGACCTCTCCGACGAGGCAGTGATCGGCTCCGACGCCGACCCGGCCGAGCTGGCCCGCCGCATCCGCCGGACGGCCCCGGTGCCGCCCGGCCTGGACGAGCCGACGGCCCGCTTCCACGACCTGCTCTTCTCCGAGTGCTGCGACTGCTACGTACGGATCCTGCGCAGGCTCCCGGTCTTCACCGAGCGGGCCGTCACCGAGCTCCTCGGCCGCACCACCTCGCTGGGAGCCGATGTGACGCTCGTACTGGAGCGGCTGCCCGTGCGCTCGCTGTACGCGCCGCGCGGCACGGGCCAGGACGACGCGTTCCGCCGTGAGTACCTGGAGCTCATCAGCCGCTCGCTCGACGAGGTGGAGCTGTTCAGCTTCGCCTCCGAACGAGCCCCGCGCGCCAAGCTGTCGGTGGCGTACGTGAGTCTGCGCGCCACCGGCGACGACGGCCCGCGCCCCGCCCGCCCGGGCCCGCCCCTGCGGACCGGGGTGGGCGCCTGGGCCGACGGGGAGGACGACAGCCCCGGCGTACGGGTCGAGACGGCGCTCAGGAACACCGCCAGGGTGCTGCTGCGCGGCGAGGCGGGCTCCGGCAAGACCACGCTGCTCCAATGGCTCGCCGTCACGGCGGCCCGGGGCGCCTTCGGGGGCGAACTCGCCGACTGGAACGGCCGGGTACCGGTCCTGGTGAAGCTCCGCCGGTACGCGGGCCGCGAGCTGCCGCTGCCGGAGGCGCTGCTCGACTCGGTGGCCGGGCCGCTCACGGGCCATATGCCGACGGCCTGGCTGGACCGGGAGCTGGCGGCGGGCCGCGTACTGCTGCTTGTCGACGGGGTCGACGAACTCCTGGCCGGAGAGCGACGAGCGGTACGCGACTGGCTGCGCGGGCTGCTGCACGCGTACCCCGACAACCAGGTGGTGGTCACCTCCCGTCCGGCGGCCGCGCGCGCCGACTGGCTGCGGGCGGAGGGGTTCACGGCGCTGCACCTGGACCGGATGCGGCCGCCGGACCTGGCGGCGTTCATCCGCCAGTGGCACGAGGCGGTCCGCGAACAGGGCGACCAACTGCCGTGCGCAGCCGAGCAGTTACCCCACTACGAACGCTCCCTCCTGACCAGCCTCCAGGACCGCCCCCACCTCCAGTCCCTGGCCACCAGCCCCCTGTTGGCCGCGCTGCTGTGCGCCCTGCACCTCAACCGCCGCCGCCAGCTGCCGCGCAACCGGATGGAGTTGTACCGGATCGCCCTGGAGATCCTGGTGCAGCGGCGGGACGCGGACCGGCTGGTGCCCAGCGCACTGGACGTACCGCTGAGCCTCACGGACAAGATCTGCGTACTCCAGGACCTCGCCTGGCGACTGTCCGACAACAACCGCAGCGAGATCGCGTGGGAGCAGGCCGCGACCCACGTCGCCGCGAAGACGGCCGCGATGCGCCATCTGGACGGCGTGGACGGCCAAGTCCTGCTGGACCATCTGGTGGCCCGTTCCGGGGTGTTGAGGTCCCCGGCCGAGGGCCGCGTCGACTTCCTGCACCGTACGTTCCAGGAGTACCTGGCGGCGGCGGAGATCGCGGCCGAGGACCGCATGGGCAATCTGATCGAGCGCGCGCATCTGGATCTGTGGCGCGAGACGGTGGTGATGTCGGCGGGCCATGCGAACCGCAGCCAGCGGGAGGAGCTGATCGGGGGCATTCTGGCCCGCGCTTCCGCCGAGCCCCGGCGGGCGCGGGGGTTGCGGCTGGTGGCGGTGTCCTGTCTGGAGACGATGACGACGGTGCCGGAGGGGGTGGCGGGGCAGTTGGAGGAGGTGCTCGGCATGCTGGTGCCGCCCCGCCGCCGGACGGACCCGGAGGCGCTGGCGGGGGTGGGGCTTGCCGCGCTGCGCAAGCTGCCGGAGTCGCTGACCGGGCTGTCGAACAGGGCAGCCGTCGCGGTCGTACGGACAGCGGCGGTGATCGGGGGCGACGAGGCGCTGGAGCGGCTTGCGCAGTACGCGGGGGAAGGGTTCGAGGTTGTGCGGCCCGAACTCGCCACGGTATGGGAGTACTTCGATCCACACGACTACGCCCGGCGGGTACTGGCCCAGCTACCGCTGGCCCGCACGTGGCTGTCGCTGACCCATCCGACCCAGTGGCCCGCCCTCCTGGAGTTGCCACAGACGCGGAGGGTCGCGATCCAGTACGCGTTCAAGGACGGGCTCACGGCCACCGACGCGCTCGGTGAACTGGATCTACTCTGGCTGCCCAACCTGCGCGACACCGACGACCTGTCACCATTGAGGCACCGGCCCGGGCTGTCCAGCCTGTCACTGTGGGGGAACGTCCCGCTCCACGACGCGGAGCCGCTGCGCGAACTGTCGACGCTGGACACTCTCCAGTTGCAGAACTGGCCGTCGTTGCCTCCGCTGGAAGCCATCCCGCTGGACGACCGGCTGCAGGGCCTTGGACTGGGGCGGCTGGCGTCGGACACCGATCTGGGTCGGCTGAACGATCTGAAGCGGTTGTACTTTCTGTTGCTCCAGGGCAACGGCGCGCCGCACGGCCTCACCGGGCTCGGCTCGATGAAACGGCTGCTCACGTTACATCTGCACGGCTACGACCTGAGCGAGTGGCTGTGCAGGCAGGAACGCTTTCCTCCGAAGCTCATCACGTTGGGTCTGCAGAACTGCGTGCTGCCCCGCGACCTGGGCGTATTCGGCACGGCGGACCAGCTGCGCAGCCTGTCCCTGTCCAACTGCCGCACCCCCGACCACCGCCCCCTCGCCCTCCACACCCTCGCCCGCACCCCCACCCAATCCAAGCTCACCGTAAAGATCACCGGCAGCACCCCGTACTCAGCCCCCGCCTCCCCCATCCCCGGCGTCCGCATCAAACGCCGCTGA